A single genomic interval of Candidatus Ancaeobacter aquaticus harbors:
- a CDS encoding LysM peptidoglycan-binding domain-containing protein, with translation MNYKNTTISMYTLILTAFFLTSGCATDNDVVRKDEFQSIKSNVSEELYKTRSVTDEVKWKVAEANKKTEDLEKELAELKSSIIQNNTVIEQKLKKLHNAVVSADTKRVESSKIFNNRLNAVLDEVTRENERIMAQISKISSHKRTSSKRSSVLTSKDGIHVIQSGETLSEIASAYNTTIDELMDANDIDDPNKVRVGQELIVPE, from the coding sequence ATGAATTATAAAAATACAACTATATCGATGTATACATTAATTCTGACGGCGTTTTTTCTCACCTCAGGGTGTGCAACAGATAATGATGTCGTCAGAAAAGATGAGTTTCAGTCTATTAAGTCAAATGTTTCGGAAGAATTATATAAGACCCGCTCTGTAACGGATGAAGTCAAGTGGAAAGTTGCTGAAGCGAACAAAAAAACTGAAGATCTCGAGAAAGAATTAGCTGAGCTTAAGTCATCTATTATACAAAACAATACAGTTATAGAGCAAAAACTCAAAAAGCTGCACAACGCTGTTGTTTCGGCTGATACTAAACGAGTAGAAAGCTCTAAAATCTTTAACAATAGGCTTAATGCTGTACTTGATGAAGTAACCCGTGAGAATGAGCGTATTATGGCTCAAATCAGCAAGATTTCATCACATAAACGCACATCATCAAAACGATCATCCGTATTAACATCTAAAGACGGTATCCATGTTATTCAGTCGGGAGAAACACTTTCCGAGATTGCCAGCGCTTATAATACAACAATTGATGAACTTATGGATGCAAACGATATTGACGATCCAAATAAGGTAAGAGTAGGACAAGAACTGATTGTTCCTGAATAA
- the pal gene encoding peptidoglycan-associated lipoprotein Pal, protein MIAKRFILSMCIIGIACFSITGCAKKKVTTDKSAISPEDIPLSEININFYEPKGVVEFQDVHFDYNKSDIRNDSKAILKNIASWMKKNPEKHVMVEGHCDERGSKEYNLALGEYRALAVRRYISNWGVGANKIHTISYGEEYPADRGHDKKAWDKNRRAHFLISQ, encoded by the coding sequence ATGATAGCAAAACGTTTTATTCTCTCAATGTGTATTATTGGTATCGCATGCTTCTCAATAACAGGATGCGCCAAGAAGAAAGTAACAACAGATAAGTCAGCTATCAGCCCTGAAGATATTCCTTTAAGCGAAATAAATATTAACTTTTACGAACCGAAAGGCGTCGTAGAATTTCAGGATGTACATTTTGATTACAATAAATCAGATATTCGCAATGACTCTAAGGCAATACTCAAAAACATTGCCAGTTGGATGAAAAAGAATCCTGAAAAACACGTTATGGTTGAAGGCCACTGTGACGAACGTGGATCAAAAGAATACAATCTTGCATTGGGAGAATATAGAGCTCTTGCAGTAAGGCGGTACATATCAAACTGGGGGGTTGGGGCAAATAAGATACACACTATCAGCTATGGTGAAGAATATCCTGCAGATCGCGGACACGATAAGAAAGCATGGGATAAAAATAGACGTGCGCATTTTCTAATATCTCAATAA
- the tolB gene encoding Tol-Pal system beta propeller repeat protein TolB, translating to MLAKKSFRLFVIFTILSLLLPYSTHSAQEVYLNISKNFYNKIRIAVPYFTPKSGSKEMKTNAARASLILSNDLVLSGYFISVKEHTFVAETEHLDTKTGRINYAEWKRIGADMVIKGTYSENNSDITVQVSVYSVSDGKKIFNKLYADSLSKKRRLMHHVSNDIVKAITGEQGIALSKITFAMESGKGREICSMDYDGYNIKKLTHDNSIALYPKWSPDGTKILYTSFKNNKPQIFIIDLAKNTRKVLSSSPGLNATATFAPNSTVIALTLSRDGNPEIYSKNLTTGKLKRLTHSRSIDTSPSWSPDGNNIVFVSNRSGSPQLYIMNKNGANLRRLTFRGGYNTAPAWSPKGDLIAYSSLIGRKFQIHTINSENGITSTITSNKIDNEDPSWAPDGRHIIYTSTKNHVPSINIVDIYDKNPIQLDKIPSNALNPNWSQ from the coding sequence ATGCTTGCGAAAAAATCTTTCAGATTATTTGTTATATTTACGATCTTGAGTCTTTTACTACCCTACTCTACCCACAGTGCTCAGGAAGTGTATCTCAATATTTCAAAAAACTTTTACAATAAGATTCGAATTGCTGTTCCCTACTTTACACCTAAAAGCGGATCTAAAGAAATGAAGACAAATGCAGCACGTGCAAGCTTGATCCTTTCGAATGATCTCGTTCTCTCAGGGTATTTTATCTCTGTTAAAGAACACACATTTGTAGCAGAAACCGAACATCTTGATACAAAAACAGGAAGAATCAATTATGCTGAATGGAAACGTATTGGTGCTGATATGGTAATCAAAGGAACATACAGTGAGAATAACAGCGATATCACTGTTCAGGTCTCGGTATATTCCGTAAGTGACGGCAAAAAAATATTTAACAAGCTGTATGCTGACAGTCTTTCAAAAAAAAGACGTCTTATGCACCATGTCAGCAACGATATAGTAAAAGCTATAACCGGTGAGCAGGGCATTGCCCTATCAAAAATTACTTTCGCTATGGAAAGCGGTAAAGGAAGAGAAATATGTTCAATGGATTACGACGGATACAACATAAAGAAATTAACCCATGATAATTCAATTGCCCTTTATCCAAAATGGTCACCTGACGGGACAAAGATCCTATACACTTCATTTAAAAATAATAAGCCCCAAATATTCATTATTGATCTAGCTAAAAATACTAGAAAAGTATTATCTTCAAGCCCAGGACTTAACGCAACCGCAACTTTTGCTCCTAACAGTACCGTTATTGCTCTCACGTTAAGTAGAGACGGTAACCCAGAGATATACAGCAAGAATCTCACTACAGGAAAACTTAAACGCCTTACTCACAGCCGCAGCATTGACACCTCCCCTTCATGGTCTCCCGACGGCAATAACATTGTTTTTGTATCAAACAGAAGCGGTTCTCCACAATTATATATCATGAACAAGAATGGAGCCAATCTGAGACGATTGACCTTTAGGGGTGGATACAATACCGCTCCCGCATGGTCTCCAAAAGGAGATTTAATCGCATATTCTTCCCTTATAGGTAGAAAGTTTCAAATACATACTATTAACTCGGAAAATGGCATTACCAGCACTATTACGTCTAACAAAATTGATAACGAAGACCCTTCATGGGCACCTGATGGAAGACATATAATTTATACTTCCACAAAAAATCATGTTCCATCAATAAATATTGTTGATATTTATGATAAAAATCCGATACAATTAGACAAGATTCCGTCTAATGCGTTGAATCCTAATTGGTCACAATAA
- a CDS encoding energy transducer TonB has product MFRTIVTFIKKCIDTETKKAASVSAVLHCTVITIIIAVSSMTAHKYYFVPVQPINLSQIQPLKTEKPAAKKKAIKQTTKKTVKRNPQRKKISKNVYSKRKKKRTIKKKKPPTLKERLEKRLSQVEDVTPTPQKEPTQKKTLKIDIGKKNISNLPFAWYLDVLHKKISKNWEEPSGLIIPDNTLSAVVFFRVYRDGKVSKLKIKEACYRKEVNASVIKAVKDAEPFPPLPPEYKGEYLDINIKFDLNK; this is encoded by the coding sequence ATGTTTCGTACAATCGTTACCTTCATAAAAAAGTGTATTGATACAGAAACAAAAAAAGCTGCATCAGTGTCGGCAGTGCTTCATTGCACGGTTATAACCATTATTATTGCTGTATCAAGCATGACCGCTCACAAATATTATTTTGTTCCGGTACAACCCATCAATCTTTCGCAAATACAACCTCTAAAAACCGAAAAACCAGCGGCCAAGAAAAAAGCTATCAAACAAACTACAAAAAAAACAGTTAAGAGAAACCCACAACGCAAAAAAATATCTAAAAACGTCTATTCAAAAAGGAAGAAGAAAAGAACCATCAAAAAAAAGAAGCCCCCAACACTTAAAGAAAGGCTTGAGAAACGGCTTTCACAAGTTGAAGATGTCACACCTACCCCCCAGAAAGAACCAACACAAAAAAAGACGCTTAAAATTGACATCGGAAAGAAAAATATCTCAAATCTCCCATTCGCATGGTATCTTGATGTCTTACACAAAAAAATATCTAAAAACTGGGAAGAACCAAGCGGGCTCATAATCCCTGACAACACCTTATCAGCCGTAGTCTTTTTTAGAGTTTATAGAGATGGAAAAGTATCAAAACTAAAGATCAAAGAAGCCTGTTACAGAAAAGAGGTAAATGCATCTGTCATTAAAGCAGTAAAGGATGCAGAACCGTTTCCACCGTTACCCCCAGAATATAAAGGTGAATACCTTGACATTAACATTAAATTTGATTTAAATAAGTAA
- a CDS encoding biopolymer transporter ExbD gives MRRTQWSRTPSALRSEINVTSLVDVTLVLLIIFLIVAPIIQQGIKVRLPKATTKKLASPDNLTISIAEDNKIYFGETRLTLEDLKKRLDYLAKTKPESFIVIRADKDLRFKTVVTVLDMLRNAGLHNTGIATEKRKIRK, from the coding sequence ATGAGAAGAACACAATGGAGTAGAACCCCCTCAGCATTAAGAAGTGAAATTAATGTTACCTCGCTTGTCGATGTAACACTCGTACTTCTGATCATATTTTTAATCGTGGCACCAATAATACAGCAAGGCATAAAAGTAAGATTACCGAAGGCAACAACAAAGAAACTTGCCAGTCCAGATAATCTTACGATATCGATCGCTGAAGACAACAAGATCTATTTTGGTGAGACACGGCTTACATTAGAGGACCTCAAAAAACGGCTTGATTACCTAGCTAAAACGAAACCAGAATCATTTATTGTCATTCGAGCAGATAAAGATCTTAGATTTAAAACTGTTGTCACCGTACTGGACATGCTCAGAAACGCCGGACTGCATAATACCGGTATAGCTACCGAAAAGAGAAAAATAAGAAAATAA
- a CDS encoding MotA/TolQ/ExbB proton channel family protein, protein MDNALFSAIKSSGWMGITILILLFIISIYVWAIIVLKFKTIRNAQNTSRTFLRSYRNDPNNPLHLFNEKETLVTSSPLEIIYHEGCKDLFYHMNNTNGRLSIVQLDGIENSLKRTIADQIMQLEKSLIILATASSACPFIGLFGTVWGIMGAFRMIGIEGSGNIEVIAPGIAEALITTAAGLAVAIPAMIAYNYLVDRVRALTTEMDNFASEYISTIEKLYMQN, encoded by the coding sequence ATGGATAACGCCCTTTTTTCTGCAATAAAATCTTCGGGATGGATGGGAATAACTATTCTTATCCTGCTCTTTATTATTTCAATCTATGTATGGGCAATAATTGTATTAAAATTTAAGACAATCAGGAATGCGCAAAACACATCTAGAACATTTTTGCGTTCATACAGAAACGATCCGAACAACCCTCTTCATTTGTTTAACGAGAAAGAGACCCTCGTTACGAGCTCCCCTCTTGAGATAATATATCATGAAGGATGCAAAGATCTTTTTTACCATATGAACAACACAAACGGCAGACTATCAATAGTCCAGCTTGACGGCATAGAAAATTCACTTAAAAGGACTATTGCAGACCAGATAATGCAGCTCGAAAAATCGCTCATTATTCTTGCAACAGCATCGAGTGCGTGTCCATTTATCGGCCTTTTCGGCACAGTATGGGGTATTATGGGCGCTTTCAGAATGATCGGCATAGAAGGATCAGGTAATATCGAAGTTATCGCTCCGGGAATAGCAGAAGCTTTAATAACAACCGCGGCCGGTCTTGCCGTAGCTATACCGGCAATGATTGCATATAACTATCTTGTTGATAGAGTACGAGCACTCACGACTGAAATGGATAATTTTGCTTCAGAATATATTTCGACTATAGAAAAACTGTATATGCAAAATTAG
- a CDS encoding DUF962 domain-containing protein, with product MDLKKGIEIWCSRHKHPINAVLHAIGIPLTFVAGIIAMKVSVLLGVLIFILGYVLQYVGHNIEKNEMGELILIKKLFSKKK from the coding sequence ATGGATCTAAAAAAAGGAATTGAAATCTGGTGTTCACGGCACAAACATCCAATAAATGCTGTACTTCATGCAATAGGGATACCTCTAACCTTTGTTGCCGGTATCATTGCAATGAAAGTATCAGTTCTTTTAGGTGTATTAATTTTTATTCTCGGATACGTTCTGCAGTATGTAGGTCACAATATTGAGAAAAACGAAATGGGTGAATTGATCCTTATTAAAAAACTATTTTCTAAGAAAAAATAG
- a CDS encoding helix-turn-helix domain-containing protein, whose product MKLLTVKETADILRCSQEHVRRLLRAGKLRGFSEGRRSGFRILEKDLEEYVAKKIRDAMLNKENLPSESEGTSDTTEGH is encoded by the coding sequence TTGAAGCTTTTAACCGTTAAAGAAACAGCAGATATCTTAAGATGTTCTCAGGAACATGTAAGACGACTTTTAAGGGCTGGTAAGCTTAGGGGTTTCAGTGAGGGACGGAGAAGCGGGTTCAGGATTTTAGAAAAAGACCTTGAAGAATATGTTGCTAAAAAGATACGTGATGCAATGCTTAATAAAGAGAATCTGCCTTCAGAATCAGAAGGCACTTCAGATACAACGGAGGGACATTAA
- a CDS encoding NAD-dependent epimerase/dehydratase family protein, with translation MKTLITGATGLVGSNLVERLSKDSNNTMRVIVRKDSDQSFLKTLPNIEFYYGDIRDASSLADAFKDIDVVFHCAALVSDWASREEMYDVNVNGLKNMMDGALKANIQRFVYVSSMVVLGMDPQDHLDELAPYVHTGDNYNYTKIEAEKLALKYCMDKNLKIVIIRPPYIYGPRDRQLFPRVLKYLENGKYTYIDGGNNPLNLVYVGNLVDALIKAATVENAPANIYHITDGEDITRRELIETMCDVLGYKKPQKSMSLKFARIVSDILEFVSKACKSKTAPILNKFRIKFMSTPLTFNITKAREQLGYNPRSTRECIKETLESLKDSK, from the coding sequence ATGAAAACATTAATTACCGGTGCAACAGGTCTAGTGGGAAGTAATCTTGTTGAAAGACTCAGTAAAGACAGTAATAACACAATGAGAGTTATTGTACGAAAAGACAGTGATCAGTCATTCCTCAAAACTCTTCCTAATATTGAATTCTATTATGGTGATATTAGAGATGCGTCGTCACTTGCTGATGCGTTTAAAGATATTGATGTCGTGTTTCATTGTGCTGCACTCGTGAGTGATTGGGCAAGCAGGGAAGAAATGTATGATGTTAATGTAAATGGTCTCAAAAATATGATGGATGGTGCGCTTAAAGCGAACATTCAAAGGTTTGTCTACGTTTCTTCAATGGTTGTTCTCGGGATGGACCCGCAGGACCATCTTGATGAGCTCGCACCGTATGTTCATACCGGCGACAATTATAATTATACTAAGATCGAAGCTGAAAAATTGGCTTTAAAATATTGTATGGATAAAAACCTCAAGATAGTTATTATTCGACCGCCATATATTTACGGGCCGCGTGATCGGCAGTTATTTCCACGTGTGTTGAAGTATCTTGAAAACGGTAAATATACTTATATTGACGGGGGAAACAATCCGCTTAATTTAGTGTATGTCGGTAATCTCGTTGATGCCTTGATTAAGGCCGCTACAGTCGAAAATGCGCCGGCAAATATTTATCATATTACTGACGGAGAAGATATCACCAGAAGAGAACTTATTGAAACAATGTGCGACGTACTTGGATACAAAAAACCTCAAAAATCAATGTCACTAAAATTTGCACGTATTGTTTCAGATATACTCGAGTTTGTGAGCAAAGCTTGTAAATCTAAAACAGCTCCAATACTGAATAAGTTTCGCATAAAGTTTATGTCTACACCGCTTACATTTAATATTACGAAGGCAAGGGAGCAGCTTGGATATAATCCACGTTCTACACGTGAGTGTATAAAAGAAACACTTGAATCTCTAAAAGATAGCAAATAA
- the gcvT gene encoding glycine cleavage system aminomethyltransferase GcvT, with protein sequence MKRTPLYDAHIKHNASIVNFNGWEMPIQYEGIIAEHNAVRQSVGIFDICHMGVIEITGKDALFFCQYIITNDVSKISDGKAIYSPVCNERGGTVDDVLLYRYNTEKFRFVVNAANIEKDYDWLSLQKGDYKVEIKNLSANLGILAVQGPNTMPLFDSLFGRAVQSLPYYGFVDIDIDNQPVQISRTGYTGEVGFELYFKREHARTYWDLLYDKGKKYGIKPIGLGARDTLRLEMAYSLYGHELTDNISPLQAGLAWTIAFNKDTFIGKEALLKEKEAGVTQKLIAFKMTDRSIPRAGNAIKNMGKKIGFVSSGTFSPSLRIGIGLGYVDSHYAVRNSQITIEARGRDSIAKIVKPPFYEKKVKQRRKD encoded by the coding sequence ATGAAACGCACACCTCTATATGATGCTCATATAAAACATAATGCGAGCATAGTCAATTTTAATGGCTGGGAAATGCCTATCCAATACGAAGGGATTATTGCTGAACATAATGCTGTACGTCAAAGCGTCGGTATTTTTGATATATGTCACATGGGTGTTATTGAGATCACGGGTAAAGATGCATTATTTTTTTGTCAATATATCATAACTAATGATGTTTCAAAGATAAGTGATGGCAAAGCTATCTATTCACCGGTTTGTAATGAACGCGGTGGAACGGTAGATGATGTGCTTTTGTATAGGTACAATACAGAAAAATTCAGATTTGTGGTGAATGCAGCAAATATCGAGAAAGATTATGATTGGCTCTCACTGCAAAAAGGTGATTATAAAGTTGAAATAAAAAACCTTAGCGCTAATTTGGGAATACTTGCAGTGCAGGGGCCTAACACAATGCCACTTTTTGATTCGCTTTTTGGTAGGGCAGTGCAATCACTTCCATATTATGGTTTTGTTGATATAGACATAGATAACCAGCCAGTACAGATATCGCGTACAGGGTACACGGGAGAAGTTGGTTTTGAGCTATACTTTAAAAGAGAGCATGCTCGCACTTATTGGGATCTATTGTATGATAAAGGAAAAAAATATGGAATTAAACCCATAGGTCTCGGTGCACGTGATACTTTGCGGCTTGAAATGGCATACAGCTTATACGGTCATGAACTTACAGACAATATTTCACCTCTTCAAGCGGGATTGGCATGGACAATTGCGTTTAATAAAGATACTTTTATTGGAAAAGAAGCGTTACTGAAAGAGAAGGAAGCAGGTGTTACTCAAAAGCTCATTGCTTTTAAAATGACCGATCGGTCAATTCCGCGTGCGGGTAACGCAATAAAAAATATGGGAAAGAAAATTGGCTTTGTTTCTAGCGGAACATTTTCTCCGTCTTTAAGGATAGGGATAGGACTTGGGTATGTTGATAGCCATTATGCGGTAAGAAACAGTCAGATCACTATAGAGGCGCGAGGAAGAGATAGCATCGCTAAAATCGTGAAACCGCCTTTTTATGAAAAAAAAGTTAAACAGAGGAGGAAAGATTGA